One Kitasatospora sp. NBC_01287 DNA window includes the following coding sequences:
- a CDS encoding LysR family transcriptional regulator, whose product MQLQQLRYFVAVADLRHFTRAADHEHVAQPSLSQQIRSLERELGAELFHRTRGNIALTDAGQALLPLARRMLADAESARLAVQETVQLRRGRVRLGAPPSLCASLVPDVLRAYRTRHPGVELLVGEDGSRDLVRTLVAGELDLALIITPQAGPAPGLAVTELLYEDLVLVSAPAASPAASPAAALVAGGGPARIEDLRGQPLVMFREGYDLRETTLAACRAAGFEPEFAVAGGEMDAVLGFVRAGLGPAVLPGMVAARSGLAVTPFAAPGIGRVIALARGAELPLSRAAAALHEVLLDHLAEAGRVGALPPGTRLLTGG is encoded by the coding sequence ATGCAGCTGCAGCAGCTCCGCTACTTCGTCGCAGTCGCCGACCTGCGGCACTTCACCCGCGCCGCTGACCACGAGCATGTCGCCCAGCCTTCGCTCTCCCAGCAGATCCGCTCGCTGGAGCGGGAGTTGGGCGCGGAGCTGTTCCACCGCACGCGCGGCAACATCGCCCTCACCGACGCCGGCCAGGCGCTGCTCCCGCTGGCCCGGCGGATGCTGGCCGACGCCGAGAGCGCCCGGCTCGCGGTCCAGGAGACGGTGCAGCTGCGGCGCGGCCGGGTCCGGCTCGGCGCCCCGCCGAGCCTCTGCGCCAGCCTGGTCCCCGACGTGCTGCGCGCCTACCGAACCCGCCACCCGGGCGTCGAGCTGCTGGTCGGCGAGGACGGCTCGCGCGATCTGGTCCGCACCCTGGTGGCCGGTGAACTCGACCTCGCGCTGATCATCACACCGCAGGCGGGTCCGGCTCCTGGCCTGGCGGTCACCGAACTGCTCTACGAGGACCTGGTGCTGGTCTCGGCCCCCGCCGCATCTCCGGCCGCATCCCCTGCCGCCGCCCTCGTCGCCGGGGGAGGCCCGGCCCGGATCGAGGATCTGCGCGGGCAGCCCCTGGTGATGTTCCGCGAGGGATACGACCTGCGCGAGACCACCCTCGCGGCCTGCCGGGCGGCCGGCTTCGAGCCCGAATTCGCGGTGGCCGGCGGCGAGATGGACGCGGTGCTCGGCTTCGTCCGGGCCGGTCTGGGCCCCGCGGTGCTGCCCGGCATGGTGGCCGCCCGCAGCGGACTGGCCGTCACCCCGTTCGCGGCCCCGGGCATCGGCCGGGTGATCGCGCTGGCCCGCGGCGCCGAACTACCGCTCAGCCGGGCGGCCGCCGCGCTGCACGAGGTGCTGCTCGACCACCTCGCCGAGGCCGGCCGGGTCGGCGCGCTGCCCCCGGGCACCCGGCTGCTGACGGGCGGCTGA